From one Pseudomonas sp. S35 genomic stretch:
- a CDS encoding DUF3299 domain-containing protein has product MLGTCYLPSLSMRRLLLILLLLGPGLAHAGELPETDWLDLMPLSDQKALEAMPEIDHNSPEAQGTFTDKGGLKQSKGLPAVMYSTKTVAAMNGKDIRIGGYPVPLETDAKGRSTLFFLVPYPGACIHVPPPPPNQLVLVRYPKGLKLDDIYTPLWVTGTLKVEKVNNDLADAAYALEAGKVRVVKESDL; this is encoded by the coding sequence ATGCTCGGCACTTGTTACTTGCCGAGCCTCTCCATGCGCCGTCTTCTGTTGATTCTCCTCTTGCTGGGCCCTGGCCTGGCGCACGCCGGCGAACTGCCGGAAACCGACTGGCTCGACCTGATGCCACTGTCGGACCAAAAGGCTCTCGAAGCCATGCCCGAAATCGACCACAACTCCCCGGAAGCCCAAGGCACCTTCACCGACAAGGGCGGCCTCAAGCAGAGCAAAGGCTTGCCGGCGGTGATGTATTCGACCAAGACCGTGGCGGCCATGAACGGCAAGGACATCCGCATCGGCGGCTACCCGGTGCCGTTGGAAACCGACGCCAAGGGCCGCAGCACGCTGTTCTTCCTGGTGCCGTACCCAGGCGCGTGCATTCACGTACCGCCACCGCCGCCTAACCAACTGGTGCTGGTGCGTTATCCCAAGGGGTTGAAGCTGGATGATATCTACACGCCGTTGTGGGTCACGGGCACGCTGAAGGTGGAAAAGGTCAATAACGACCTGGCGGACGCGGCCTATGCGCTGGAGGCAGGCAAGGTGCGGGTCGTAAAGGAATCTGATTTATAA
- a CDS encoding 5-(carboxyamino)imidazole ribonucleotide synthase → MKIGVIGGGQLGRMLALAGTPLGMNFAFLDPAPDACAAALGEHLRADYSDPDHLRQLADEVDLVTFEFESVPAETVAFLSQFVPVYPSAEALRIARDRWFEKSMFKDLGIPTPAFADIQSQADLDAAVASIGLPAVLKTRTLGYDGKGQKVLRTAADVVGTFAELGSVACLLEGFVPFTGEVSLIAVRARDGETRFYPLVHNTHDSGILKLSVASTDHPLQALAEDYSSRVLKQLDYVGVMAFEFFEVDGGLKANEIAPRVHNSGHWTTEGAECSQFENHLRAVAGLPLGSTAKVGESAMLNFIGVVPPVERVMAIDDCHVHHYGKAFKAGRKVGHANLRCKDRATLQAQILKVEALIAEQ, encoded by the coding sequence ATGAAAATCGGTGTAATCGGTGGCGGCCAACTGGGCCGCATGCTGGCCCTGGCGGGCACTCCGCTGGGGATGAACTTCGCTTTCCTGGATCCGGCGCCGGACGCGTGCGCCGCAGCCCTGGGTGAGCACCTGCGCGCTGACTACAGCGACCCGGACCACCTGCGCCAACTGGCCGACGAAGTCGACCTGGTGACCTTCGAGTTTGAAAGCGTCCCCGCCGAAACCGTGGCGTTCCTGTCGCAGTTCGTGCCGGTGTACCCGAGTGCCGAAGCCCTGCGCATCGCACGCGACCGCTGGTTTGAAAAGAGCATGTTCAAGGACCTGGGCATTCCAACCCCGGCCTTCGCCGATATCCAGTCCCAGGCGGACCTGGATGCTGCCGTTGCTTCCATCGGCCTGCCCGCGGTGTTGAAAACCCGCACCCTGGGTTACGACGGCAAGGGCCAGAAAGTCCTGCGCACCGCGGCCGATGTGGTCGGTACCTTCGCCGAACTGGGCAGCGTCGCCTGCCTGCTGGAAGGCTTCGTGCCGTTCACCGGCGAAGTCTCGCTGATCGCCGTGCGTGCCCGTGATGGCGAGACCCGCTTCTACCCGTTGGTGCACAACACCCACGACAGCGGCATTCTCAAGCTGTCCGTGGCCAGCACCGACCACCCGTTGCAGGCCCTGGCCGAAGATTATTCCAGCCGCGTGCTCAAGCAACTGGATTACGTCGGCGTGATGGCGTTCGAGTTCTTTGAAGTCGACGGTGGCCTCAAGGCCAACGAAATCGCCCCGCGCGTGCACAACTCCGGGCACTGGACCACCGAAGGCGCCGAGTGCAGCCAGTTCGAAAACCACCTGCGGGCGGTAGCGGGCTTGCCGTTGGGCTCCACGGCCAAGGTCGGTGAGAGCGCCATGCTCAACTTCATCGGTGTGGTGCCGCCGGTTGAGCGTGTGATGGCGATTGACGATTGCCACGTGCATCACTACGGCAAGGCCTTCAAGGCCGGGCGCAAGGTCGGCCACGCCAACCTGCGCTGCAAGGACCGCGCGACGCTGCAAGCGCAGATCCTCAAGGTCGAAGCGCTGATCGCCGAGCAATAA
- the purE gene encoding 5-(carboxyamino)imidazole ribonucleotide mutase: MSALVGVIMGSKSDWSTLSHTADMLEKLGIPYEVKVVSAHRTPDLLFQYADEAESRGIEVIIAGAGGAAHLPGMCAAKTHLPVLGVPVQSAMLSGVDSLLSIVQMPAGIPVATLAIGKAGAINAALLSASILGAKHPQFHAVLKTFRAEQTDSVLDNPDPRIA, encoded by the coding sequence ATGAGTGCATTGGTTGGCGTGATCATGGGCTCCAAGTCCGATTGGTCCACCCTTAGCCACACCGCCGATATGCTGGAAAAACTCGGCATTCCGTATGAAGTGAAAGTGGTCTCTGCCCACCGCACCCCGGACTTGCTGTTCCAGTATGCCGATGAAGCAGAATCCCGTGGCATCGAGGTGATCATCGCCGGTGCCGGCGGCGCAGCGCACCTGCCGGGCATGTGTGCAGCCAAGACCCACCTGCCAGTGCTGGGCGTACCGGTGCAGTCGGCAATGCTCTCGGGCGTGGATTCGCTGTTGTCCATCGTGCAGATGCCAGCCGGCATCCCGGTGGCCACCCTGGCAATCGGCAAGGCCGGTGCGATCAACGCAGCCCTGCTGTCCGCCAGCATCCTGGGCGCCAAGCACCCGCAGTTCCACGCGGTGCTGAAAACGTTCCGTGCTGAGCAGACAGACAGCGTGCTGGACAATCCAGACCCACGTATCGCCTGA
- a CDS encoding GlsB/YeaQ/YmgE family stress response membrane protein, whose translation MGIIGTIFIGLIVGLLARFLKPGDDSMGWIMTILLGIAGSLAATYGGQALGIYQAGQGAGFLGALVGAIVLLVIYGLIKKK comes from the coding sequence ATGGGTATCATCGGAACCATCTTTATCGGCCTGATCGTCGGTCTGCTCGCGCGTTTCCTCAAGCCTGGCGACGACAGCATGGGCTGGATCATGACCATCCTGCTGGGTATCGCCGGCTCCCTGGCCGCGACCTACGGTGGTCAGGCGCTGGGCATCTACCAGGCCGGCCAAGGTGCAGGCTTTCTCGGCGCGCTGGTCGGCGCGATCGTCCTGCTGGTGATCTACGGCCTGATCAAAAAGAAGTAA